The Pirellulales bacterium genome includes a window with the following:
- a CDS encoding WXG100 family type VII secretion target gives MPQAIVDPAELRRFVQHLKQFNDEMLEQMQNAQRQLTTLGSTWRDQEHERFLEEFEQQLRTLSRFVDITNQYVPFLLRKAERIEEYLQQR, from the coding sequence ATGCCGCAGGCGATTGTCGATCCGGCCGAATTACGCCGCTTTGTGCAGCATTTAAAGCAGTTCAACGACGAAATGCTGGAGCAAATGCAAAACGCCCAGCGGCAATTGACCACCCTGGGTTCCACCTGGCGCGACCAGGAGCACGAGCGTTTCCTCGAAGAATTCGAGCAGCAATTGCGCACCCTATCGCGATTTGTCGACATCACCAACCAGTACGTGCCGTTCTTGCTTCGCAAGGCGGAGCGCATTGAAGAGTATTTGCAGCAGCGATAA
- the dnaG gene encoding DNA primase, with the protein MASPALFDTKERVRQAIDIVELVGSYLQLRREGRNYKALCPWHDDTRPSLQVNAERQSFKCWVCNVGGDIFSFMMKMENVEFPEALAMLAERAGIPLQPAGGKHLAAGGVEKDEKRALYQAMAWAREQFHRFLVSAPEAEPARHYLAERKITDDSIRRFHLGYAHDRWDWLLKQAASTEITARSLEAVGLIVRKQDGPGHYDRFRGRVLFPIHDVQGRPVALGGRILPQLAAENPAKYVNSPETPLFSKSSMLYGLDSARDAIGRSRVAVVMEGYTDALVARQFGFENTVAVLGTALGERHIHLLRRFADSITLVLDGDEAGQRRANEILGLFVAEQADLRIVTLPDGLDPADFLLQRGPEAFRQSLDGAIDALEHKLNVMTSKLGPRPAMHHINQALEEMLTTLAKAPRLQSGTTAQARLREHQVLARLARQFSVAEEELRLRLRDMRRRTASSPAVQNEQEPSSVSAVALSVASLAAWECELLEIVLLEPESVPAAAEIILVEHLESPAAKIIFGRCCELSRAGITPDFDRLLLEFDSPQIKTLLVDLDEQGRAKTFDDEGNMKPSAEPAARLRDLLATLHRKQQEHALDAQTRRLRDKNLGAEEELALLEQLIEQERKRQSISSPMEG; encoded by the coding sequence GTGGCTTCACCTGCATTGTTCGATACCAAAGAGCGTGTCCGGCAAGCGATCGACATTGTCGAGCTCGTCGGCAGCTATCTGCAATTGCGGCGCGAAGGGCGCAACTATAAAGCCCTGTGCCCGTGGCATGACGATACGCGCCCCAGCTTGCAAGTGAATGCGGAGCGGCAATCGTTCAAGTGTTGGGTGTGCAACGTGGGGGGCGACATCTTCAGCTTCATGATGAAGATGGAAAATGTAGAGTTTCCCGAAGCCTTGGCCATGTTGGCCGAACGGGCCGGCATTCCGCTCCAACCGGCGGGCGGCAAGCATCTGGCAGCGGGCGGTGTGGAGAAAGACGAAAAGCGCGCGTTGTACCAAGCGATGGCGTGGGCCCGGGAGCAATTTCATCGCTTCCTGGTTAGCGCTCCCGAGGCGGAGCCCGCCCGCCATTATTTGGCGGAGCGAAAAATTACCGACGACAGCATCCGCCGCTTCCACTTGGGCTATGCCCACGACCGCTGGGATTGGCTGTTGAAGCAAGCGGCCAGCACCGAAATTACAGCCCGATCGCTGGAAGCCGTCGGGTTAATTGTGCGCAAACAAGATGGGCCCGGGCATTACGATCGCTTCCGCGGCCGGGTGTTATTTCCGATTCACGATGTTCAGGGGCGGCCAGTCGCGCTGGGGGGGCGAATTTTGCCGCAACTGGCGGCCGAGAATCCGGCCAAGTACGTTAACTCCCCCGAAACCCCGCTGTTTTCCAAAAGCAGTATGCTTTACGGGCTAGATTCTGCCCGCGATGCCATTGGCCGCAGCCGAGTGGCGGTGGTGATGGAGGGTTATACCGATGCCCTCGTGGCGCGACAGTTTGGATTTGAAAATACCGTTGCTGTGCTCGGCACGGCGCTGGGAGAGCGACACATCCACCTGCTGCGCCGCTTTGCCGATTCCATTACGCTGGTGCTCGATGGCGACGAAGCCGGCCAGCGGCGCGCCAACGAAATTTTGGGCCTGTTCGTCGCCGAGCAAGCCGATTTGCGAATTGTCACGCTGCCCGATGGTCTCGATCCGGCCGATTTTTTACTGCAGCGCGGCCCAGAGGCTTTTCGTCAGTCTCTCGATGGCGCCATTGATGCCCTGGAACACAAGCTCAACGTCATGACCAGCAAGCTCGGCCCGCGCCCAGCTATGCACCACATCAATCAGGCCCTGGAAGAAATGCTAACCACGCTGGCGAAAGCCCCCCGGTTGCAATCGGGCACTACGGCGCAGGCACGCTTGCGGGAACATCAAGTGCTAGCGCGGCTGGCGCGGCAATTCAGCGTGGCGGAAGAAGAACTGCGGCTTCGATTGCGCGACATGCGGCGGCGAACGGCATCATCGCCGGCAGTTCAAAATGAGCAAGAGCCATCGTCCGTATCAGCCGTGGCATTATCGGTAGCTTCGCTGGCAGCCTGGGAGTGCGAGTTATTGGAAATTGTGTTGTTGGAGCCCGAGTCGGTGCCAGCGGCTGCGGAAATTATTTTGGTGGAGCATCTCGAATCGCCGGCGGCCAAAATAATTTTTGGGCGGTGTTGCGAATTGAGCCGTGCCGGCATCACGCCAGATTTTGATCGCTTGCTGTTGGAGTTTGACTCGCCACAGATTAAAACTTTGCTGGTCGATTTGGACGAGCAAGGCCGGGCCAAAACATTCGACGATGAAGGAAACATGAAACCATCGGCGGAGCCCGCCGCACGCTTGCGCGATTTATTGGCGACGCTGCACCGCAAACAACAGGAGCACGCCTTGGACGCCCAGACCCGGCGGTTGCGTGATAAAAACTTAGGGGCCGAGGAAGAACTGGCCCTGCTGGAACAATTGATCGAACAAGAGCGAAAACGGCAAAGCATTTCTTCGCCCATGGAGGGGTGA